Proteins encoded together in one Orbaceae bacterium lpD01 window:
- a CDS encoding YcgL domain-containing protein — MWCFIYRSNKKPNSYLYIAHENDFSAVPETLMSIFGKPIFVMKLWLSGQRKMMAATAEQISEKIEAEGYFLQMLNEHDFRVK, encoded by the coding sequence ATGTGGTGTTTTATTTATCGTAGCAATAAAAAGCCAAATAGTTATTTATATATTGCGCATGAAAATGATTTTTCTGCGGTGCCAGAAACATTGATGTCTATTTTTGGTAAGCCGATTTTTGTCATGAAATTATGGTTGAGCGGACAGCGTAAAATGATGGCGGCAACTGCTGAGCAAATTTCAGAAAAAATAGAGGCTGAAGGGTATTTTTTACAGATGCTCAATGAGCATGATTTCCGCGTTAAATAG
- a CDS encoding M20 family metallo-hydrolase, with protein MSLNEQTLHHIWQQLSTFNRESAQPGLTRLAYSLEDEAALQFIRELAIKQGFEVRQDAVGNLFIRLPGRNRYLPAVGTGSHLDSVPQGGHYDGIVGVLCGLYALNQFSSGQLNRDLELIVFRCEESSRFGLSCLGSKSLFAEHDHTQWALAKDNEGIDFFQAVQAAGYSINHIKQNHLADDYFSAFIEVHIEQGQTLEINQKQIGIVTGIAAPTRYRVDIHGHAAHSGATPMTHRQDALVSAAEIILQVKQLAEQESIYSTVATVGKLIVSPNSMNVIPGHVQLFIDIRGIDIQSIHRLDQQLAQLFAHLNDQKIVKIDLLRLSHELPLLLDQDIQHLLKQQCENRQTQYMLLPSGAGHDAMNMAKHYPTGMIFIPSKGGISHHHEEYSQWQDIMLSAQLLTNTLAELASC; from the coding sequence ATGAGCTTAAATGAGCAGACACTTCACCATATTTGGCAACAATTGTCTACCTTTAATCGTGAATCAGCACAACCAGGATTAACTCGGCTTGCTTACTCTTTAGAAGATGAAGCCGCACTGCAGTTCATTCGAGAACTAGCCATAAAGCAAGGATTCGAAGTGAGACAAGATGCGGTGGGTAATCTATTTATCCGTTTACCTGGTCGCAATCGTTATCTGCCCGCCGTCGGGACCGGTTCTCATCTTGATAGCGTACCACAAGGTGGTCATTATGATGGTATTGTTGGCGTACTCTGTGGACTTTATGCGCTTAATCAATTTAGTTCAGGTCAACTCAACAGGGATCTTGAACTAATTGTTTTTCGATGTGAAGAGTCCAGCCGCTTTGGCCTCTCTTGTCTTGGTAGTAAAAGTTTGTTTGCCGAGCATGATCATACCCAATGGGCTTTAGCCAAAGATAATGAGGGTATTGATTTCTTTCAAGCGGTACAAGCTGCTGGTTATTCCATCAACCATATAAAACAGAATCATTTAGCCGATGACTATTTTTCAGCCTTTATTGAGGTGCATATTGAACAAGGTCAAACGTTAGAAATTAACCAAAAACAGATTGGGATTGTCACTGGTATTGCAGCGCCTACACGTTATCGGGTTGATATTCACGGCCACGCCGCACATTCTGGCGCAACGCCAATGACACATCGTCAAGATGCCTTAGTCAGTGCAGCCGAAATCATTCTCCAGGTAAAACAGCTCGCTGAACAGGAATCAATTTATAGTACAGTAGCGACGGTCGGAAAATTAATTGTTAGTCCAAATTCAATGAATGTGATCCCCGGCCACGTACAACTATTTATCGATATTCGAGGTATTGATATCCAAAGTATTCATCGTCTTGACCAGCAATTGGCACAACTTTTCGCCCATTTAAACGATCAAAAAATCGTTAAAATTGATCTGCTTAGATTATCGCATGAATTACCTCTCTTGCTTGATCAAGATATCCAGCATTTATTGAAGCAGCAGTGCGAAAATAGGCAAACCCAATATATGCTTCTCCCTAGTGGTGCAGGTCATGATGCGATGAATATGGCTAAACATTATCCAACCGGGATGATCTTTATTCCTTCTAAAGGCGGCATCAGTCATCATCATGAAGAGTATAGCCAATGGCAAGATATCATGCTCTCGGCTCAATTACTGACTAACACGCTTGCTGAATTAGCAAGTTGCTAA
- a CDS encoding YcgN family cysteine cluster protein, with amino-acid sequence MIPFWQNKMLDEMTDEEWELLCDGCGLCCLNKLIDEKTDQIFNTNVACDQLDSKTCQCKHYDTRFDYEPDCIKLTKINVKTIPWLPKTCAYNLLLNNQPLFDWHPLIAGNKEKMHNQMISIRNRIVYEKDVIYWEDHILPD; translated from the coding sequence ATGATCCCTTTTTGGCAGAATAAAATGTTAGACGAAATGACCGATGAGGAATGGGAGCTGCTTTGTGACGGTTGTGGACTTTGTTGTTTGAATAAATTGATCGATGAAAAGACGGATCAAATTTTCAATACTAATGTTGCTTGCGATCAATTAGATAGTAAAACTTGTCAGTGCAAGCACTATGATACACGATTTGATTATGAGCCAGATTGTATCAAACTCACTAAGATTAATGTTAAAACGATTCCCTGGTTACCTAAAACTTGTGCTTATAACTTACTTTTAAACAACCAGCCGTTATTTGATTGGCACCCATTAATCGCCGGAAATAAAGAAAAAATGCATAATCAAATGATATCGATTCGTAACCGCATTGTTTACGAAAAGGATGTCATCTATTGGGAAGATCATATACTACCTGACTGA
- the proC gene encoding pyrroline-5-carboxylate reductase: MKQHIGLIGPGNMGLAIINGLINSQMAAANQITIFGRHPEQLQTLSQTMGIKAAESEVQAAQDADILFLAVKPYVILPVLEKIKAILSPSTLIISVAAGITIADMETVLGDAHKIIRVMPNTPVFVNEGMCSLTENRNVTADELNIISTMFNSLGSTEVVPESLIHAVVGASGSAPAYVFMFIEAVADAAVLSGMPRAKAYKFAAQAVLGSAKMVLESGKHPGELKDMVCSPGGTTIEAVKIFEEKAFRGAIIDAVTACINKSKQLSGE, translated from the coding sequence ATGAAACAGCATATTGGACTGATTGGGCCCGGTAATATGGGGCTAGCGATTATTAATGGTTTAATTAATAGTCAAATGGCGGCAGCTAATCAAATTACGATTTTTGGTCGTCATCCGGAACAACTGCAAACCTTAAGTCAAACAATGGGGATTAAGGCTGCTGAATCTGAAGTACAGGCGGCACAAGATGCTGATATTCTTTTTTTGGCGGTAAAACCTTATGTTATTTTACCAGTGCTAGAGAAAATTAAAGCCATATTATCGCCTTCAACCTTAATTATATCGGTTGCTGCAGGTATCACTATTGCTGATATGGAAACAGTATTAGGCGATGCGCATAAAATTATTCGTGTTATGCCTAATACCCCAGTTTTTGTTAATGAAGGGATGTGTTCGCTCACTGAAAACAGGAATGTAACGGCGGATGAATTGAACATCATTTCGACGATGTTTAATAGTCTGGGCTCGACAGAAGTGGTACCTGAATCACTCATTCACGCGGTAGTTGGCGCCAGTGGCTCCGCACCAGCCTATGTTTTCATGTTTATCGAAGCGGTTGCTGATGCCGCGGTGTTGTCTGGTATGCCGAGAGCAAAGGCTTATAAATTTGCAGCTCAAGCTGTATTAGGCTCCGCTAAAATGGTTTTAGAATCAGGTAAACATCCGGGTGAATTAAAAGATATGGTTTGTTCCCCTGGCGGCACTACTATTGAAGCGGTTAAAATTTTTGAAGAAAAAGCTTTTAGGGGAGCTATTATTGATGCAGTAACCGCCTGTATTAATAAATCAAAACAACTATCCGGTGAATAA
- a CDS encoding dihydroorotate dehydrogenase electron transfer subunit codes for MTTFDRQSQILSNEWVNEEYKRIIVRVGKEAAQVEPGQFFNLLCPQTAQDKPFFRRPMSTYHADPETGCVEFLYKVVGAGTRTIATLKAGDTLPVLGPLGQGFHLQDNYQHILILGRGVGLATLAPLAEAAAARKLKITVILSARDAKSLMSQHRFIAAKAHLIELTDTDNSSHPDNVARVIRQIQTKNPIDAAFTCGSTRLTKLLQTLAHELQFDGEVALEQQMACGIGMCYCCVKPFRSEDQAPKSKRVCIDGPVFKLSEVIL; via the coding sequence ATGACCACTTTTGATCGTCAATCACAAATATTGAGTAATGAATGGGTTAATGAAGAGTATAAGCGCATCATTGTGAGGGTTGGGAAAGAAGCTGCACAGGTCGAACCTGGACAGTTTTTTAATTTACTTTGTCCGCAAACGGCACAAGATAAACCATTTTTTCGTCGTCCGATGAGTACTTATCATGCTGATCCTGAAACCGGCTGTGTTGAGTTTCTTTATAAGGTCGTGGGAGCAGGTACCAGAACCATTGCAACCTTAAAAGCCGGTGATACCTTACCGGTGTTAGGTCCATTAGGTCAAGGTTTTCATCTTCAAGATAATTATCAGCATATCCTAATACTTGGGCGTGGTGTTGGCTTAGCCACATTGGCACCATTGGCTGAAGCTGCTGCGGCTCGTAAACTAAAAATTACCGTTATCTTGAGCGCCAGAGATGCAAAAAGTTTAATGTCACAACATCGTTTTATTGCTGCCAAAGCCCATCTGATAGAGCTGACGGATACCGATAATTCCAGTCATCCTGATAATGTTGCCCGTGTCATTCGGCAAATACAGACAAAAAACCCCATAGATGCGGCTTTTACCTGTGGTTCAACACGTTTAACCAAACTGCTACAAACATTAGCCCATGAACTACAGTTTGACGGTGAAGTCGCCTTAGAGCAACAAATGGCCTGTGGTATTGGCATGTGTTATTGTTGCGTAAAACCCTTTAGATCGGAAGATCAGGCACCGAAAAGTAAACGCGTTTGTATTGATGGACCTGTTTTTAAGCTAAGTGAGGTGATCTTATGA
- a CDS encoding lytic murein transglycosylase — protein MDNQFLKMVSPLLFTLFLLGCSHQRIEVASVSTANDKIQQNTPTVLFNLPRTENNFPAYIEALKTFARENGISEAVIELGFADVYHLNRVITADKNQPEKKLTLAQYLAIAASESRLKLAASKMAEFHEQVNHAETLTGIPAAYIIALWGVESGYGRYQGKDDVISALATLAFEGRREAFFSRELVAALQILEKGYITKDEFKGSWAGAMGQNQFMPSSLLKYGKDGDGDGVIDIWTNTNDVLASIGNYLATVGWNSAGYWGNMITLPKDFDLTLAGLDNNKAKSLLQWQQLGIIFADAKSRPHYDEKAWLILPDADSTSVYLVYSNFKTLMHWNRSYFFAISVGMIADSLAEK, from the coding sequence ATGGACAATCAATTTTTAAAAATGGTATCACCGCTGCTGTTTACGCTTTTTTTATTAGGATGTAGTCATCAGCGGATTGAAGTCGCTTCCGTATCGACGGCTAATGATAAAATCCAGCAAAATACGCCAACGGTATTATTCAATTTACCTCGAACCGAGAATAATTTTCCTGCTTACATTGAGGCATTGAAAACTTTTGCCAGAGAAAATGGGATTAGTGAAGCTGTCATTGAATTAGGCTTTGCTGATGTTTATCATTTGAATCGAGTTATCACTGCGGATAAAAATCAGCCGGAAAAAAAACTGACCTTAGCGCAGTATTTGGCTATTGCCGCATCAGAGAGCCGTTTGAAATTAGCTGCGTCTAAAATGGCTGAATTTCACGAACAAGTTAATCACGCTGAAACATTAACCGGTATTCCCGCAGCCTATATTATTGCATTATGGGGTGTTGAAAGTGGTTATGGGCGCTACCAGGGTAAAGATGATGTCATCTCTGCATTGGCCACGCTGGCTTTTGAAGGTCGACGCGAGGCTTTTTTTAGTCGAGAACTTGTCGCTGCCTTACAAATTCTTGAAAAAGGTTATATTACTAAGGATGAATTTAAAGGGTCCTGGGCTGGTGCAATGGGGCAGAATCAATTTATGCCGTCTTCATTATTGAAATATGGTAAAGATGGTGATGGCGATGGCGTTATCGATATATGGACGAATACCAATGATGTATTGGCATCAATCGGTAATTATCTGGCGACGGTGGGATGGAACTCAGCTGGTTATTGGGGCAATATGATTACCTTGCCAAAAGATTTTGATTTAACCCTAGCTGGATTGGATAATAATAAAGCAAAATCTTTACTGCAATGGCAACAATTAGGGATTATTTTTGCTGATGCAAAAAGCCGACCTCATTATGATGAAAAAGCGTGGTTAATTTTACCTGATGCAGATAGCACATCAGTATATTTAGTTTATAGCAACTTTAAAACATTAATGCATTGGAATCGTTCTTATTTCTTTGCTATCAGTGTCGGTATGATTGCAGATAGTTTGGCGGAGAAATAA
- a CDS encoding dihydroorotate dehydrogenase, with translation MIDLSTNIRGFVLQNPIMPASGTFDTELSSIIDFNRLGALVTKTFTADQRAGNPIPRACEMSNGMLNAIGIPSKGVEYYLNETVPFYQQFNAPLITSISANTAADFAQLASQLNDIEGIKAIEANISCPNIEAHGKAFAMEAESTGKVVKALRQATSLPLWVKLTPNTSDIVSVAQAAEAEGADAVIVGNTVLAMAIDIQTRRPKLGNIMGGLSGPAIKPIMIRMVYQCYKNINIPIIGCGGISTVEDVVEYLLAGASAVQVGTMNFIEPAIMTQLIDDLARFCQQNGIKQISELTGAIIDDQFPALEALPY, from the coding sequence ATGATTGATTTATCCACCAATATTCGTGGTTTTGTCTTACAAAATCCGATTATGCCCGCTTCAGGTACCTTTGATACAGAACTCTCTTCTATTATCGATTTTAATCGTTTAGGCGCGCTTGTCACCAAAACCTTTACCGCCGATCAACGAGCTGGCAATCCTATTCCCAGAGCCTGCGAGATGAGTAATGGTATGCTTAATGCCATTGGCATACCCAGTAAAGGCGTTGAATATTATCTCAACGAAACAGTCCCTTTTTACCAGCAGTTTAATGCGCCACTCATTACCAGTATTTCTGCTAATACTGCAGCTGACTTTGCCCAGCTGGCTAGCCAACTTAACGATATTGAGGGTATTAAGGCTATCGAAGCCAATATTTCCTGCCCCAATATCGAAGCGCATGGTAAAGCATTTGCCATGGAGGCGGAGTCAACTGGAAAAGTGGTCAAAGCACTTCGTCAAGCCACCAGCTTACCCTTATGGGTAAAGCTTACACCCAATACCAGCGATATTGTCAGTGTCGCGCAAGCCGCTGAAGCTGAAGGCGCTGATGCAGTGATTGTCGGCAATACGGTTCTGGCCATGGCAATTGATATTCAAACGCGTAGACCTAAATTAGGCAATATTATGGGTGGATTATCAGGACCGGCAATCAAGCCAATCATGATAAGAATGGTCTACCAGTGTTATAAAAATATTAATATACCGATTATTGGCTGTGGTGGAATCAGCACGGTAGAAGACGTGGTTGAATATCTGTTGGCTGGTGCCAGTGCTGTGCAGGTTGGTACCATGAATTTTATTGAACCGGCTATTATGACCCAGCTGATTGACGATTTAGCGCGATTTTGTCAGCAAAACGGCATCAAACAGATATCGGAACTAACCGGTGCAATTATTGATGACCAGTTTCCCGCATTAGAAGCCCTGCCTTATTAG
- the minC gene encoding septum site-determining protein MinC, whose amino-acid sequence MPQESAIEFKGSSFTLPVIHLNSDNRQSIETELIAKINQAPNLFTQASVVVNVALLKDDFDLCAVSDAIVSAGINIVGFSGCNSAKKKLIHELGFSVINEGKAQVVSQPAYQSPLYLTTPLRSGQQVYAKNRDLVVCNLVSTGAEIIADGNIYMFNTLRGKAIAGANGNLEAKIFCTHLEAELISIAGNYWISEQIPAKFYKQAAMINLCENILQIEELTIT is encoded by the coding sequence ATGCCTCAAGAATCGGCTATCGAATTTAAAGGAAGTTCATTTACGTTACCTGTTATTCATCTTAACAGTGATAATCGTCAGTCTATCGAAACTGAACTTATTGCAAAGATTAATCAGGCACCTAATTTGTTTACCCAAGCATCGGTGGTCGTAAATGTAGCTCTACTTAAAGATGATTTTGATCTCTGCGCAGTAAGTGACGCAATCGTCTCTGCAGGTATTAATATTGTTGGATTCAGTGGCTGCAATTCGGCTAAAAAGAAGCTCATCCATGAACTGGGTTTTTCAGTAATTAATGAAGGAAAAGCGCAAGTTGTTTCACAACCGGCTTATCAATCACCGCTTTATCTCACAACGCCATTACGCTCAGGCCAACAAGTTTATGCGAAAAATCGTGATCTGGTAGTCTGTAATCTGGTGAGTACAGGCGCTGAAATTATCGCTGATGGCAATATTTATATGTTTAATACGCTACGCGGCAAAGCAATTGCTGGCGCAAATGGCAATCTTGAAGCGAAGATATTTTGTACGCATCTTGAAGCTGAATTGATTTCTATCGCAGGTAATTATTGGATTAGTGAGCAAATTCCGGCTAAGTTTTATAAACAAGCCGCTATGATTAATTTATGTGAAAATATATTACAAATAGAAGAATTAACAATAACTTAA
- a CDS encoding dihydroorotase family protein — MQWQHAIKNGLVYSDGHFISANIYVKAGKIAAITDANLGQAETETDASGLYVLPGLIDTHVHSRDPHATYKEDFYHSTLAAAMGGITAIFEMPNTNPSISSVAHLQQQIVNLESKANVDFALWGLCLGDLNNQSLSDLNDAGVVAFKFFWGYAIDKKSHLLAYQYKSGDPNLIAPLADGEVYDIFRAVKPTGKQLAIHAENSQLMSRFSQQIKQEGRCDYQALLDGRPDLVEAATISLAIQFAKSSGTPLHILHLTSKAGMDLIRQAQLDGVSITAETCPHYLFLTNEDFSRVGNEMKVYPPIKYQTDQDALWQGIADGTITSICSDHAPHTQEEKQGALFEVPAGMCGIETQVPLMLNAVNEGRLSLADVVGLMSENPAHIYHIYPKKGAIAVGSDADFTLVDMTKEKILSRDALHSKSKVMAYDGMKVKGLPVGTIVRGVTVVKDGELINDLQGKFFKPIK; from the coding sequence ATGCAATGGCAACATGCGATTAAAAATGGTTTAGTATACAGTGATGGTCATTTCATCTCAGCCAATATTTATGTCAAAGCCGGTAAAATTGCGGCCATAACCGATGCTAATCTCGGTCAAGCCGAGACTGAGACTGATGCCTCAGGTTTATATGTTTTACCCGGTTTGATTGATACGCATGTGCATTCTCGTGATCCACATGCGACTTACAAAGAAGATTTTTATCATAGTACTTTAGCGGCGGCGATGGGCGGGATTACCGCTATTTTTGAGATGCCCAATACTAATCCATCGATCAGTTCGGTTGCTCATCTTCAGCAGCAAATCGTCAATCTTGAATCAAAAGCGAATGTTGATTTTGCCCTTTGGGGACTCTGCCTGGGCGATTTGAATAATCAGTCATTAAGTGACCTCAACGATGCCGGTGTGGTTGCTTTTAAGTTTTTCTGGGGCTATGCGATTGATAAAAAAAGCCACTTACTTGCTTATCAATATAAGTCTGGTGATCCTAATCTGATTGCACCGCTGGCAGATGGTGAAGTTTATGATATTTTTCGCGCAGTCAAACCCACCGGTAAGCAACTTGCGATTCATGCTGAAAATAGTCAACTGATGAGTCGTTTCAGCCAACAAATTAAGCAAGAAGGTCGCTGTGATTATCAGGCTCTGTTGGATGGACGTCCGGATTTAGTTGAAGCCGCAACAATTAGTTTAGCCATTCAATTTGCAAAATCTAGTGGTACACCGCTACATATTTTACACTTAACCTCAAAAGCCGGGATGGATTTGATTCGTCAGGCTCAGCTTGATGGTGTATCGATCACGGCTGAGACCTGTCCTCATTACCTATTTTTAACCAATGAAGATTTTTCACGTGTTGGTAATGAGATGAAGGTTTATCCACCAATAAAATATCAAACAGATCAAGATGCCTTATGGCAGGGTATTGCTGATGGTACGATAACCTCAATTTGTTCTGATCATGCCCCTCATACGCAAGAAGAAAAACAGGGTGCTTTATTTGAGGTACCCGCCGGAATGTGTGGCATTGAAACCCAAGTCCCGTTGATGCTCAATGCAGTAAATGAGGGACGTTTAAGTTTGGCCGATGTCGTTGGCTTAATGTCAGAAAATCCGGCTCATATATACCATATTTACCCTAAAAAAGGCGCGATTGCGGTGGGCTCTGATGCTGATTTTACGTTAGTGGATATGACGAAAGAAAAAATCTTATCTCGTGATGCGCTGCATAGTAAAAGCAAAGTGATGGCTTATGATGGCATGAAGGTAAAAGGTCTGCCGGTTGGGACAATCGTTAGAGGTGTCACCGTTGTTAAGGATGGCGAACTGATTAATGATTTACAGGGCAAATTCTTTAAACCGATAAAGTAA
- a CDS encoding MFS transporter, translating to MKNKYMWTSMCLYINYFVHGMGAIILAQNMNFLKIQLSTDDAGIAYVISGLGLGRLVVLFIMGALSDKFGRKPFVFLGGLFYIGFLLGILISPNLETAFIFAILGGIANSTLDAGTYPALMEAFPKATGTASILTKAAIAGGQFILPIVMTIIILTHAYYGWSFLLCIVILIINALIVLKMPFPNHKKPVEKELESAIDEIDVNAPKLKQKTNFWIEGICFIIIGYTATATFYLISIWLPKFSSAIAGMNETAAAQTISYYAVGTIASVILTSILVKSLIRPVYIVFIYPTLSALMLFILYFFPLPLLCQIGGFILGFTAAGGVLQLALTTMAEFYPQGKGKVLGIFFSSSSIASFTIPVITGMLSNINIAYIILFDGFIATIGALLAVVVIYRYHRVFAVCHHSKMANGD from the coding sequence ATGAAAAATAAATATATGTGGACATCAATGTGTCTGTACATCAACTATTTTGTACATGGGATGGGTGCCATTATCCTTGCTCAAAATATGAATTTTTTGAAGATTCAATTATCCACCGATGATGCTGGTATTGCTTATGTCATATCAGGGCTCGGACTTGGTCGCCTGGTAGTGTTATTTATCATGGGGGCATTGTCAGATAAATTTGGTCGTAAGCCTTTTGTTTTCTTGGGCGGACTCTTCTATATTGGTTTCCTTTTAGGTATTCTTATCAGTCCGAATCTAGAGACGGCGTTTATTTTCGCCATCTTAGGCGGCATAGCTAACTCCACACTTGATGCCGGCACTTATCCAGCGCTCATGGAAGCCTTTCCTAAAGCAACGGGCACTGCATCAATTTTAACTAAAGCGGCGATTGCTGGTGGACAATTTATTCTACCGATAGTCATGACCATTATTATCCTCACGCATGCTTATTATGGTTGGTCATTTCTATTGTGTATTGTGATATTAATTATTAATGCATTAATCGTCTTAAAAATGCCCTTCCCGAATCATAAAAAACCCGTCGAAAAAGAGTTGGAGTCAGCTATCGATGAGATTGACGTTAATGCACCGAAATTAAAACAAAAAACCAACTTTTGGATCGAAGGGATCTGTTTTATCATTATTGGTTATACTGCGACCGCAACTTTCTATTTAATCTCTATCTGGTTACCTAAATTCTCATCCGCCATCGCTGGAATGAATGAAACTGCTGCGGCGCAAACAATCAGTTATTATGCAGTGGGCACCATTGCCAGTGTTATCTTGACCTCTATTTTAGTAAAAAGTCTCATTCGCCCTGTCTATATCGTGTTTATCTACCCAACACTTTCCGCATTAATGCTATTTATTTTGTACTTCTTTCCGCTGCCATTACTCTGTCAAATTGGCGGCTTTATTCTTGGTTTTACCGCTGCTGGAGGTGTGCTGCAACTGGCACTCACAACGATGGCAGAATTTTATCCACAAGGCAAAGGAAAAGTATTAGGGATATTCTTCTCCTCTTCCAGTATCGCCTCTTTTACTATTCCAGTCATTACGGGTATGTTATCCAACATTAATATTGCTTATATCATTCTTTTTGATGGCTTTATTGCGACGATAGGCGCTCTACTGGCAGTGGTCGTTATTTATCGTTATCATCGTGTTTTTGCTGTTTGTCATCACTCTAAAATGGCTAACGGTGACTAA
- a CDS encoding MFS transporter: MKTGSNKQMQDENKITPYQYKTLWASTVGYALDGLDMMILAFCLPMIMSYFGLSDVEGGALHTATLIGAVVGGIVFGILADKYGRVRVFSWTIIIFSIFTGLCALSTNFEMLMFFRFLSGLGLGGEFGIGMTLVTETWPKKYRSRATSFVALGFQAGIILATLTVFLIAPKWGWQGVFLVGILPALFVAWTRKNLKEPEIWQQLKRNNKNKIAINKLFSSRRVTLTTIGLIIATSVQNFGFYGIMSWMPTMISKELGAQFTGTTFWTISTSIGMAIGILTFGLLCDKIGRRPSYLIFLVVASIAIWIYFRQKDIVILVLFGSVLGFFVNGMMGGFGALLAEHYPTDARSTAENVIFNIGRAVAGFAPLIIGYISFQYSLSYALGLLSGIYILSALAFLFLIPESKDKELE, translated from the coding sequence ATGAAGACGGGGTCTAATAAACAGATGCAAGACGAGAATAAAATTACACCTTATCAATATAAAACATTATGGGCCTCAACGGTCGGTTATGCGTTAGATGGTTTAGATATGATGATCTTAGCATTCTGTCTACCCATGATTATGAGCTATTTTGGTCTTTCGGATGTTGAAGGTGGCGCTTTACATACTGCAACCTTGATCGGTGCTGTTGTCGGCGGGATTGTTTTTGGTATATTGGCCGATAAATATGGCCGTGTTCGCGTATTCTCATGGACAATCATTATTTTTTCTATTTTTACCGGCCTTTGTGCGCTGTCGACCAATTTTGAAATGCTGATGTTTTTTCGCTTTTTAAGTGGACTCGGTTTAGGCGGCGAATTTGGTATTGGTATGACGCTGGTGACAGAAACTTGGCCGAAAAAGTATCGTTCACGTGCGACCTCTTTTGTGGCTTTAGGCTTCCAGGCTGGGATTATTCTTGCCACATTAACCGTATTTTTAATCGCCCCAAAATGGGGATGGCAGGGCGTGTTTTTAGTGGGTATTTTACCGGCTCTGTTTGTTGCCTGGACACGTAAAAATTTGAAAGAGCCAGAAATTTGGCAGCAATTGAAACGCAACAATAAAAATAAGATTGCTATCAATAAACTATTTTCCAGTCGACGAGTAACGCTTACGACAATTGGTCTGATTATTGCGACCAGTGTGCAAAATTTTGGCTTCTATGGGATTATGAGCTGGATGCCAACGATGATCTCTAAAGAGTTAGGTGCGCAATTTACAGGCACGACTTTCTGGACCATTTCAACCTCAATCGGAATGGCAATTGGTATTCTGACATTTGGTTTGCTCTGCGATAAAATTGGCCGTCGTCCCTCTTATTTAATCTTTTTAGTCGTTGCCTCGATAGCGATTTGGATCTATTTCAGACAAAAAGATATAGTTATTCTGGTCCTGTTTGGTTCGGTGCTGGGCTTTTTTGTTAATGGTATGATGGGCGGTTTTGGGGCACTATTAGCGGAGCATTATCCTACCGATGCGCGTTCAACCGCAGAAAATGTTATCTTCAATATTGGACGGGCGGTTGCGGGATTTGCACCATTGATTATTGGTTATATCTCATTCCAATACTCATTGAGTTATGCCTTAGGTCTACTTTCGGGTATTTATATACTATCAGCTTTAGCCTTTCTATTTTTGATACCTGAGTCAAAAGATAAAGAGTTAGAATAG
- a CDS encoding cysteine hydrolase gives MKQAIIIIDLIEDIIGEQGHFSTNTEQAIKRQVVAKTNKVTELARKHHIPVVWVKVGFADDYHDIPKHSPMFNHVKQIGILKLSHSGCDWVKELVQQADDRHFVKKGVGAFAGNQLNNWLKSQGIEQITVGGVSSIMTIENTSRLAHDLGYKVVVLEELCAAASLEQHQQSMQALEPMAKITSIAEWMAELS, from the coding sequence ATGAAACAAGCGATCATAATTATAGATTTGATTGAAGATATCATTGGTGAGCAGGGACATTTTAGTACCAATACTGAACAAGCAATAAAAAGACAAGTGGTTGCAAAAACCAATAAAGTCACTGAACTAGCCAGAAAACACCACATTCCTGTAGTTTGGGTTAAAGTCGGTTTTGCTGATGATTATCATGATATACCAAAACATTCACCGATGTTTAATCACGTTAAACAGATAGGTATTTTAAAACTGAGTCATTCTGGCTGTGATTGGGTTAAAGAGTTGGTTCAACAAGCTGATGATAGGCACTTTGTTAAAAAAGGTGTCGGTGCATTTGCCGGTAATCAGCTTAATAACTGGCTGAAGTCACAAGGTATTGAACAAATTACGGTGGGTGGCGTAAGTTCGATTATGACAATCGAAAATACCAGTCGTCTGGCGCATGATTTGGGCTATAAAGTTGTGGTGTTAGAGGAGTTGTGTGCAGCTGCTTCACTTGAGCAGCACCAGCAAAGCATGCAGGCATTAGAGCCAATGGCAAAAATTACCTCGATTGCTGAGTGGATGGCTGAACTATCGTGA